From the genome of Spinacia oleracea cultivar Varoflay chromosome 2, BTI_SOV_V1, whole genome shotgun sequence, one region includes:
- the LOC110784865 gene encoding WUSCHEL-related homeobox 1: MMGYNEVANQDLNLGDPFKGSRKLRPLVPRPYLSSPPNHHNVNTTCLTGFHNPTSHHHLFSFNNTAATLNHHHNHHPHFVGPEEGKETVGTHQVMVSSRWNPTPEQLRALEELYRRGTRTPSADQIQHITAQLRRYGKIEGKNVFYWFQNHKARERQKRRRQLQLPLPPSSGSSSGGNRIGFEVEQKSSKWAPSSTNKEEDHSDPATQIAEETGLSKATATTEMMIQFHQSPEFQHNHNINHNNIMTNNFNINSTAATNLLFAAEKNSTWQTHNNNNMMVQPSSCSCCCYPSPPPPSLPLFSLSSKPNYNSSSNIITASKGGNNLFGRLGESPSASSSPTLQLFPVEKDDDEDEDEDEDNSCVTCNDDKAMPSNNPFPYYEFL, from the exons ATGATGGGTTATAATGAAGTAGCTAACCAAGATCTTAACTTAGGAGATCCTTTCAAAGGCAGTCGTAAACTTCGACCTCTCGTTCCTAGACCTTATCTATCATCTCCTCCTAATCACCATAATGTTAACACTACTTGTTTAACTGGTTTCCATAACCCTACAAGTCATCATCATCTTTTCTCCTTCAACAACACCGCCGCCACTctcaaccaccaccacaaccaccacccCCACTTTG TGGGACCAGAAGAAGGTAAAGAGACGGTTGGAACACATCAAGTGATGGTGAGCTCAAGGTGGAACCCTACACCGGAGCAGTTAAGGGCCTTAGAGGAGTTGTACCGGCGGGGGACTCGAACACCATCGGCCGATCAAATTCAACACATTACAGCTCAACTTCGCCGGTATGGTAAGATAGAGGGCAAAAATGTATTTTACTGGTTTCAAAATCATAAGGCACGGGAACGCCAAAAACGTCGTCGTCAGCTTCAACTCCCTCTTCCACCTTCTTCTG GAAGTAGTAGTGGAGGAAACAGGATAGGCTTTGAAGTTGAGCAAAAGAGCTCCAAATGGGCACCTTCCTCAACAAACAAG GAAGAGGATCATTCTGATCCAGCAACACAAATAGCAGAAGAAACAGGATTATCTAaagcaacagcaacaacagAAATGATGATCCAATTCCATCAATCTCCAGAATTCCAACATAATCATAACATTAATCATAACAACATCATGACTAacaattttaatattaattccactGCTGCAACAAATTTATTATTTGCAGCAGAAAAGAATTCCACGTGGCAaactcataataataataatatgatgGTCCAACCCTCGTcttgttcttgttgttgttaCCCTTCTCCACCACCTCCTTCCCTTCCATTATTTTCTCTGTCCTCTAAACCTAATTACAACTCTTCCTCAAATATTATCACCGCCTCTAAAGGTGGTAACAACCTCTTCGGCCGCCTCGGCGAAAGCCCGAGTGCGTCATCTTCTCCTACACTTCAGTTGTTCCCGGTTGAAAAAGACgacgatgaagatgaagatgaagatgaagataatTCATGTGTTACCTGTAACGATGACAAGGCCATGCCCAGCAACAATCCTTTTCCCTATTACgagtttctttaa
- the LOC110785325 gene encoding DEAD-box ATP-dependent RNA helicase 53, mitochondrial produces the protein MATSMLLRRQLSLSSLASRRTIAAFSTLFNSSQPLAAASSSTVKNGGLLGGNNESTTVFTPRYEGAKSLYSRSGRLEFRASFASQAGFAVADYSDDDRSKADECLEISKLGIHPDVISRLAQRGITKLFPIQKAVFEPAMQGRDMIGRARTGTGKTLAFGIPILDKITRHNAKNGAGREPLALVLAPTRELARQVEKEFQESSKLQTLCVYGGTPISQQMFELRNGVDVVAGTPGRIIDLLKRGALDLSRVQFVVLDEADQMLNVGFEEAVEVILEKLPKNRQTLMFSATMPNWILKLTNKYLKKPLTIDLVGDSTQKLADGISLHAVVVESRTKAGVIGPLVTKYANGGKCIVFTETKRDADNLANALGRKNFKCEPLHGDISQNMRERTLQRFRDGNIDILVATDVAARGLDVPNVDLIIHYELPNNSESFVHRTGRTGRAGKKGTAIVLYTMDQSRAVKGIERDVGCKFNELSPVATDGTEMGMSMGGGSRYGSGSRFGNSSSRSAGYGNSSSGRSGGYAGNSYSNGYGGNSYSGGSGQSSGSGGFDSYGSSQRSSGTYGGSGGKSGFGKSSGYDNFGSGRTNQRSGGFGSFGDDKF, from the exons ATGGCGACTTCCATGCTTCTTAGAAGGCagttatcgctttcatcactaGCATCGAGGCGCACTATCGCTGCCTTCTCTACACTCTTCAACTCCAGCCAACCACTGGCGGCAGCTTCTTCTTCAACGGTAAAAAATGGTGGTCTTCTGGGCGGAAACAACGAATCTACCACTGTATTTACACCTAGATATGAAGGTGCGAAGAGTTTATACTCGCGATCCGGCCGTCTAGAATTCCGCGCGTCTTTTGCGTCACAGGCGGGTTTCGCCGTTGCCGATTATTCGGATGACGATAGGTCGAAGGCCGATGAATGCCTAGAGATATCTAAGCTTGGTATTCATCCCGATGTCATTTCCCGTTTGGCTCAGAGAGGAATCACTAAGCTTTTTCCAATTCAG AAAGCTGTTTTTGAACCTGCAATGCAGGGCCGTGACATGATTGGCCGTGCGAGGACAGGAACAGGGAAGACCCTTGCGTTTGGAATCCCAATTTTGGATAAGATTACACGCCATAATGCAAAGAATGG GGCAGGGAGAGAACCCTTGGCTTTGGTTTTGGCACCCACTAGAGAACTTGCACGGCAGGTGGAGAAGGAGTTTCAAGAGTCTTCAAAACTACAAACTCTATGTGTTTATGGGGGTACACCAATCAGTCAACAAATGTTTGAACTACGAAATGGTGTTGATGTAGTTGCCGGGACACCTGGTCGGATTATTGATTTGTTAAAGAGAGGGGCTTTGGATCTTTCTCGTGTTCAGTTTGTTGTTTTGGATGAAGCTGATCAAATGCTTAATGTTGGGTTTGAGGAAGCTGTGGAGGTTATATTAGAGAAGCTGCCAAAAAATCGCCAAACTTTGATGTTCTCTGCCACCATGCCAAATTGGATCCTGAAGCTGACTAACAAGTATTTGAAAAAGCCATTGACGATTGATCTT GTTGGCGATTCCACTCAGAAGCTGGCAGATGGAATCTCTTTGCATGCAGTTGTAGTGGAAAGTCGTACAAAGGCAGGTGTCATTGGACCTCTTGTAACG AAATATGCAAATGGAGGGAAATGCATTGTCTTCACTGAAACAAAACGGGATGCTGATAATTTAGCTAATGCACTGGGAAGAAAAAATTTCAAATGTGAACCCTTACATGGGGATATATCTCAAAATATGAGAGAAAGAACGCTTCAACGTTTTAGGGATGGGAATATTGACATTCTGGTCGCCACTGATGTGGCTGCTCGAGGTCTTGATGTACCAAATGTTGACCTG ATTATACATTATGAACTCCCTAACAATTCCGAGAGTTTCGTTCATCGGACTGGACGAACAGGCCGTGCTGGCAAAAAAGGAACTGCTATTGTCTTGTATACAATGGATCAGTCAAGGGCAGTCAAGGGTATTGAGCGCGATGTTGGATGCAAGTTCAATGAG CTCTCTCCAGTTGCTACTGATGGAACAGAGATGGGGATGAGCATGGGTGGTGGTAGTCGTTATGGATCTGGATCCCGATTTGGGAATTCAAGTTCTCGTTCAGCAGGGTATGGAAACTCGAGCTCTGGACGTTCTGGTGGTTATGCCGGGAATTCCTATTCTAATGGTTATGGCGGGAACTCCTATTCTGGTGGTTCTGGCCAATCCAGTGGCTCTGGTGGTTTTGATTCTTATGGTAGTTCTCAAAGATCAAGTGGTACATATGGTGGTTCAGGTGGTAAGTCTGGTTTTGGTAAATCTAGTGGGTATGACAATTTCGGTTCAGGTCGCACTAATCAGAGAAGTGGAGGGTTTGGCAGCTTTGGGGACGATAAATTTTAA